One Salvia splendens isolate huo1 chromosome 22, SspV2, whole genome shotgun sequence DNA segment encodes these proteins:
- the LOC121785770 gene encoding serine acetyltransferase 1, chloroplastic-like produces the protein MSPTPSLSTNSLLPIPSSMSTNFAAPAPALLHHPFFPFPHSMPPTSLHSSKTQTPSPKFDDYLNFRNPNPNLWLRIKDEARAVIAHEPILSNYYSTSILSHDSMESALANHISIKLSDSTLPFATLYDLFSAVLRDDQDILHAVCYDLLAVKERDPACIAYVHCFLNFKGFLACQAHRIGHNLWNKGRKILALLIQSRVSEVFAVDIHPGARIGRGILLDHATGVVIGETAVIGDDVSILHNVTLGGTGKACGDRHPKIGDGVLIGAGTCVLGNVRIEDGAKIGAGSVVLKRVPARTTAVGNPARLVGGKENPIKMDKMPSFTMDQTSHISDWSDYVI, from the coding sequence ATGTCTCCCACTCCCTCCCTATCTACTAATTCACTCCTCCCAATCCCATCATCCATGTCCACAAACTTTGCTGCACCTGCACCTGCCCTTCTCCACCACCCCTTCTTCCCCTTTCCCCACTCCATGCCCCCCACCTCCCTCCACTCCTCCAAAACCCAAACCCCTTCCCCTAAATTCGACGATTACCTCAATTTCCGCAATCCCAATCCCAATTTGTGGCTGCGGATAAAGGACGAGGCCAGGGCCGTCATCGCTCACGAACCCATCCTATCAAACTACTACTCCACCTCCATTTTATCACATGACTCCATGGAGAGCGCTCTGGCCAATCACATCTCCATCAAATTGAGCGACTCCACCCTCCCCTTCGCCACTCTCTACGATCTCTTCTCCGCGGTTTTGCGAGATGACCAGGACATCCTGCACGCGGTCTGCTACGATCTGCTCGCAGTAAAGGAGCGTGACCCCGCCTGCATCGCCTACGTCCACTGCTTCTTAAACTTCAAGGGCTTTTTGGCTTGCCAAGCTCATAGAATCGGCCACAATCTCTGGAACAAGGGCCGGAAAATCCTGGCGCTCCTGATCCAGAGCCGAGTGTCGGAGGTTTTCGCGGTGGACATCCACCCGGGGGCGAGGATCGGGCGGGGGATCCTGCTCGATCACGCGACCGGGGTGGTGATAGGCGAGACGGCGGTGATCGGGGATGACGTGTCGATTCTGCATAACGTGACGCTGGGGGGGACCGGGAAGGCGTGCGGCGACCGGCACCCGAAGATTGGGGATGGGGTGCTGATTGGGGCGGGGACGTGTGTGCTGGGCAATGTGAGGATTGAGGATGGGGCCAAGATTGGGGCGGGGTCGGTGGTGCTGAAGCGGGTTCCGGCGAGGACGACGGCGGTGGGGAATCCGGCGAGGTTGGTTGGGGGGAAGGAGAATCCGATTAAGATGGATAAGATGCCAAGTTTTACGATGGATCAGACGTCGCACATTTCGGACTGGTCGGATTATGTcatttag
- the LOC121787058 gene encoding 30S ribosomal protein S10, chloroplastic-like — translation MASISSTIAIHVCNSSIISSRPQVSFYCSNPSTFMALKPSRITSSRVMAAPEVLESNAAATDDAPSASALSVGADSDKVAPKQKIRIKLRSYWVPLIEDSCKQIMEAARTTNAKTMGPVPLPTKRRVYCVLKSPHVHKDARFHFEIRTHQRLIDILYPTAQTIDSLMQLDLPAGVDVEVKL, via the exons ATGGCTTCAATTTCTTCGACTATAGCTATTCACGTCTGCAATTCTTCAATTATTTCTTCCAGACCGCAAGTTTCGTTCTACTGTTCGAACCCCTCAACGTTTATGGCGTTGAAGCCTTCTCGAATCACTTCTTCGCGAGTTATGGCTGCTCCTGAAGTCTTGGAATCCAATGCCGCTGCTACT GACGATGCTCCTTCGGCTTCAGCATTGAGCGTGGGTGCAGATTCGGATAAG GTTGCCCCTAAGCAGAAGATTAGAATCAAACTGAGATCATACTGGGTGCCCCTGATCGAAGACTCCTGCAAGCAGATAATGGAAGCTGCAAGGACTACCAATGCAAAGACTATGGGTCCAGTGCCTCTACCCACGAAGAGAAGAGTGTACTGTGTTCTGAAATCTCCTCATGTGCACAAAGACGCGAGGTTCCATTTTGAAATTAGAACTCATCAACGACTCATTGACATCCTTTACCCAACTGCACAAACAATTGACTCGTTGATGCAGCTCGACTTGCCTGCCGGCGTTGATGTGGAGGTTAAGCTCTAG
- the LOC121786811 gene encoding pectinesterase QRT1-like, giving the protein MVFSSYISWDDLKVEGENLQPQNATDTKRVIVVDQTGKGDCLTVQAAVDLVPHHNPHRLKIYILPGLYREKVNVPASKPYVSFIGDPERAEATVIAWHNRASDLDENGDEIGTFRSASVTVEADYFCGVGITFQNTVQFSAGARGNQAVALRISGDHSVLYKSRFLGSQDTLLDESGTHFFYKCLVQGSIDFIFGSARSLYMECTISVIGESFAIAAQRRDTANDDGVFSFVNCTIHGGGGGGGVFLGRAWGDYSRVVYSYSELDIDVKPQGWDDWGKPSRQKTVLFGEYKCRGKGADRRGRAAWSKALTHHEAQPYLDLTFIAANQWLRL; this is encoded by the exons ATGGTGTTTTCGAGCTACATTTCATGGGACGATTTGAAAGTAGAAGGTGAGAACCTTCAACCCCAAAACGCAACCGACACGAAGCGCGTCATCGTCGTCGACCAAACAGGAAAAGGCGATTGCTTAACCGTGCAAGCCGCAGTTGATTTGGTGCCCCATCACAATCCCCATAGGCTCAAAATATACATCCTTCCTGGCCTCTACAG AGAAAAGGTTAATGTTCCTGCTTCGAAGCCTTATGTCTCATTCATTGGAGACCCGGAGAGGGCAGAGGCAACGGTGATCGCGTGGCACAATCGAGCTTCGGATTTGGATGAGAACGGTGATGAGATCGGGACGTTTCGATCAGCCTCTGTCACCGTAGAAGCGGACTACTTTTGCGGTGTTGGGATCACTTTTCAG AACACAGTGCAGTTTAGTGCAGGGGCACGGGGGAATCAAGCGGTCGCGCTGAGGATATCGGGCGATCACTCTGTGTTGTACAAGTCAAGATTTTTGGGGTCACAGGATACGCTTTTGGACGAGAGTGGGACGCATTTTTTCTACAAGTGTTTGGTGCAAGGTTCAATTGATTTTATATTTGGAAGCGCGAGATCACTGTACATGGAATGCACCATCTCAGTGATCGGTGAGTCATTTGCTATAGCAGCGCAGCGTAGAGACACTGCCAACGACGATGGAGTGTTTTCGTTTGTGAATTGTACGATACATGGGGGTGGAGGCGGAGGAGGTGTGTTCTTGGGGAGAGCGTGGGGGGATTATTCGAGAGTAGTGTATTCGTACAGTGAGCTTGACATAGACGTGAAACCGCAGGGGTGGGACGACTGGGGAAAGCCATCAAGACAAAA GACCGTGTTGTTTGGAGAGTACAAGTGTCGAGGGAAGGGAGCGGATAGGCGCGGGAGAGCAGCATGGTCGAAAGCGCTAACGCACCACGAAGCACAACCTTACCTTGATTTAACATTCATTGCTGCCAACCAGTGGCTAAGATTGTAA
- the LOC121787881 gene encoding mitochondrial import inner membrane translocase subunit TIM50-like: protein MSALSRHCARLNSVISRTNRRFSSTAANDTPRDSIISASVLAEQTPQPPSGPPPAAESPKSSWGFLKYGLVAALTGGIATSGYATYAYTTDEVDEKTKGFRASAKYTVANDATSLDKFQAFLRAAAMSGPAKLVEVYLDLRRLAEEHIKGFTEPTSDKLLPDLHPLEQHIFTLVLDLNETLIYSDWKRDRGWRTFKRPGVDAFLEYLAQFYEIIVYSDQLNMYVDPVVERLDTKHCIRYRLSRGETKYVNGKHYRDLSMLNRDPAKVIYISGHALESSLQPENSVQVKLWQGEQDDTALLDLIPFLEYVAKHRPADIRTVLASYQGRDIAKEFIERSKEHQRRMQEQKQQGRLWKR from the exons ATGTCTGCATTATCTCGGCATTGCGCTCGATTAAATTCTGTGATTTCGAGGACTAATCGCCGATTTTCCTCGACCGCCGCCAATGATACCCCGAGAGACTCCATCATCTCAGCATCGGTCCTCGCCGAGCAGACACCGCAGCCTCCGAGCGGTCCGCCGCCGGCAGCGGAGTCGCCGAAGAGCTCCTGGGGCTTTCTCAAGTACGGCCTCGTTGCCGCCTTGACCGGTGGTATCGCCACGTCCGGCTACGCCACCTATG CCTACACAACCGATGAAGTTGATGAGAAGACAAAGGGCTTTCGTGCATCTGCCAAGTACACTGTTGCCAATGATGCGACTTCTCTGGAT AAATTCCAAGCTTTTCTACGTGCTGCGGCAATGTCAG GTCCTGCCAAATTAGTTGAAGTTTACCTTGATTTGAGGAGGTTGGCTGAAGAACACATTAAG GGTTTCACTGAACCAACATCTGATAAGCTTCTCCCTGATTTGCACCCTTTGGAGCAGCATATTTTTACCCTTGTTCTAGATTTGAATGAGACATTGATATACTCAGATTGGAAG CGTGACCGAGGGTGGAGAACATTTAAGAGGCCCGGTGTTGACGCTTTTCTTGAGTATTTAGCTCAGTTTTACGAAATTATAGTCTACTCTGACCAATTAAATATG TATGTGGATCCTGTTGTTGAAAGATTGGATACAAAACACTGTATCCGGTATAGGCTTTCAAGGGGTGAAACAAAATATGTTAATGGCAAGCACTATAGG GACCTGTCGATGTTGAATCGGGATCCTGCTAAGGTTATATATATTAGTGGTCATGCTCTAGAAAGTAGCCTTCAGCCTGAAAACTCTGTTCAAGTAAAACTGTGGCAAGGAGAACAGGACGATACTGCACTTCTAGATCTCATTCCATTTCTTGAAT ATGTTGCTAAGCACAGACCAGCTGACATCAGAACTGTTCTAGCCTCGTACCAAGGGCGTGATATTGCCAAAGAGTTCATTGAACGATCCAAAGAACATCAAAG GCGTATGCAAGAGCAGAAACAACAGGGGCGTTTATGGAAACGATAG